In one Rugosibacter aromaticivorans genomic region, the following are encoded:
- a CDS encoding DUF433 domain-containing protein, with product MNASLLNRITSKPGKCGGKPCIRGMRIRVSDILEMMDEGVSMEA from the coding sequence ATGAATGCCAGCCTGCTTAATCGCATCACCAGCAAGCCCGGAAAATGTGGCGGCAAGCCGTGCATCCGCGGCATGCGCATTCGGGTCAGCGATATCCTTGAAATGATGGACGAAGGCGTGAGTATGGAAGCCTGA
- a CDS encoding 5-formyltetrahydrofolate cyclo-ligase encodes MPRDLAPAEDTADFSAFRAALRREKLAARLALEHTAHAGLSARIEAHLESFLLNVSAMQLENTLAFCAPTKNEFDASPLVSRLIQRISQCIWRAAMPVVIALDTPMIFRAWTPTTPMSSDRYGIPIPAVGEELAPSIVLLPMVAFDGAGYRLGYGGGYFDRTLAVQVPRPLTIGVGFELARVPSIRPQAHDVPLDVIVTEAGITLPRR; translated from the coding sequence ATGCCCCGCGATTTAGCGCCCGCCGAAGATACTGCCGATTTTTCCGCTTTTCGCGCGGCATTGCGCCGCGAAAAACTGGCCGCTCGCCTAGCGCTTGAACACACAGCCCACGCTGGACTTTCAGCGCGTATCGAAGCGCATTTAGAATCCTTCCTTCTCAATGTATCCGCCATGCAGCTTGAGAATACGTTAGCTTTCTGCGCGCCGACAAAAAACGAATTCGATGCCAGCCCGCTGGTTAGTCGCCTGATTCAGCGTATCTCGCAGTGTATCTGGCGCGCCGCCATGCCGGTAGTGATCGCACTCGATACGCCGATGATTTTTCGCGCGTGGACGCCGACAACACCGATGAGCAGCGACCGTTACGGCATCCCGATTCCCGCAGTGGGCGAAGAACTGGCGCCCAGCATTGTACTGCTGCCCATGGTCGCTTTCGACGGCGCAGGCTACCGGCTGGGTTACGGCGGCGGTTACTTCGACCGCACCTTGGCCGTTCAGGTTCCGCGTCCGTTGACTATCGGCGTGGGCTTTGAACTGGCCCGTGTGCCCAGCATCCGGCCGCAAGCGCATGATGTGCCGCTGGATGTTATTGTTACCGAAGCGGGGATAACACTTCCTCGCCGATAG